In Lycium ferocissimum isolate CSIRO_LF1 chromosome 11, AGI_CSIRO_Lferr_CH_V1, whole genome shotgun sequence, a single genomic region encodes these proteins:
- the LOC132038553 gene encoding uncharacterized protein LOC132038553 — translation MGLGDTIKENNKASNQENANAMIFLRHHLDEDLKIEYLTIKDPLVLWKNLKERYDHLKMVFLPKARHEWINLRLQDFKSVMKYNSEMFRITSILTLCGEKISDSDKLEKTFSTFHASNVLYDKEYREKGFIKYCDLIAHLLVAEQNNDLLMKNHENRPTGAAPLPEVNEVYAHYSRRGKGRGPSRGHDNSRGRDNSCGRGRDNGQRRNYFPGVNHSSKKNHHQKGKKKDDRHEVPEARGS, via the coding sequence ATGGGTCTTGGAGACAccattaaagaaaataataaagcatCCAACCAAGAAAATGCCAATGCTATGATATTCCTGCGTCATCATCTTGATGAGGACCTGAAAATTGAATATCTTACTATTAAGGATCCACTCGTTTTATggaaaaacttgaaagaaagGTATGACCACCTGAAGATGGTCTTCCTCCCAAAAGCACGACACGAATGGATCAATCTAAGGCTACAAGATTTCAAATCAGTTATGAAGTATAACTCTGAGATGTTCAGAATTACTTCTATATTGACACTATGTGGAGAAAAAATTAGTGATTCTGATAAGCTGGAAAAGACGTTCTCCACTTTTCATGCCTCGAATGTGCTCTATGACAAAGAATATCGAGAGAAAGGTTTCATAAagtattgtgatttgattgcTCATCTTCTTGTGGCTGAACAAAATAATGATTTGCTGATGAAAAATCACGAGAATCGACCTACTGGCGCTGCACCACTCCCCGAAGTGAATGAGGTATATGCCCACTACTCTAGGCGTGGAAAAGGTCGTGGCCCCAGTCGTGGTCATGATAATAGTCGTGGTCGTGATAATAGTTGTGGCCGTGGTCGTGATAATGgtcaaagaagaaattattttcctGGTGTTAATCACTCTTCAAAGAAAAATCACCaccaaaaggggaaaaagaaggaTGATAGGCATGAAGTGCCAGAAGCACGTGGCTCGTAA